One Brachybacterium kimchii genomic window carries:
- a CDS encoding FGGY family carbohydrate kinase, whose translation MIGLLCLDLGTSSAKTALFDLEGRRLAGASAPYPTLSTSDGGVEQEPEDWIRAARTVIARSTPPGVDIEALCLTGQMQDLILEGDHGAARPAIIYSDQRAAREAREIREDLAHKSIDWDAHCGNRQDATSCAAMFRRLARTDPDAIDRTRALTFGPAGHLAHRLGAGAWCDPTTASALGLLDAAARAWSPDVVRAAGIDPGLLPTLTSGPGQVVGSTNADARELIGLDAGVPIVLAPGDAGTATIGVTGLDTDRDHVSLGTSGWIAGIHRHEEGPDTTGGSPDGPSQHEASHHLALGDGQLRISAVLSAGAAAAWAREAFLRGMGSFIADQRLEHRAHEHGRGPTGLLFVPALAGERYPVRDDGMRAALMGLDARMDAVDLYAGVLEGVAFALSHALKDTSSRMETGAQKSVDTTAPMTVVGGGAASAPWRRILADVFDRPIHLPRGAGASSEAEAQLEATLIGAAIAGAEAVRLDHRITPLAEREGEVLFPDSSAAAAYAELRPAHRALYDAAARIGTMGR comes from the coding sequence ATGATCGGCCTGCTCTGTCTCGACCTCGGCACCTCATCCGCGAAGACCGCGCTGTTCGACCTCGAGGGACGCCGGCTCGCCGGCGCGAGCGCCCCCTATCCCACACTGAGCACGTCGGACGGCGGCGTGGAGCAGGAACCCGAGGACTGGATCCGTGCCGCCCGCACGGTCATCGCGCGGTCGACACCGCCGGGGGTCGACATCGAGGCGCTCTGCCTCACCGGCCAGATGCAGGACCTGATCCTCGAAGGGGACCATGGTGCCGCGCGCCCGGCGATCATTTACTCCGATCAGCGTGCCGCACGAGAAGCCCGGGAGATCCGGGAGGACCTCGCCCACAAGAGCATCGATTGGGACGCGCACTGCGGGAACCGACAGGATGCGACGAGCTGCGCCGCGATGTTCCGCCGTCTCGCGCGCACCGACCCGGACGCCATCGACCGCACTCGAGCCCTCACCTTCGGGCCGGCCGGGCACCTCGCCCACCGGCTCGGTGCGGGCGCCTGGTGCGACCCGACCACCGCCTCTGCGCTGGGCCTTCTCGATGCCGCCGCTCGCGCGTGGTCACCCGACGTCGTTCGCGCTGCTGGTATCGATCCAGGCCTTCTGCCCACGCTCACGAGCGGCCCTGGCCAGGTCGTCGGCAGCACGAACGCCGATGCCCGCGAGCTGATCGGTCTCGACGCGGGCGTGCCGATCGTGCTCGCCCCGGGCGACGCCGGCACCGCGACCATCGGCGTCACGGGACTGGACACCGATCGCGACCACGTCTCCCTGGGCACGAGCGGGTGGATCGCCGGCATCCACCGTCACGAGGAAGGACCGGATACCACGGGAGGCTCCCCGGATGGACCCTCGCAGCACGAGGCGTCACACCACTTGGCCCTCGGCGATGGTCAGCTGCGGATCTCCGCAGTCCTGAGCGCCGGCGCGGCCGCAGCCTGGGCACGTGAGGCATTCCTGCGAGGGATGGGCTCATTCATCGCCGATCAGCGTCTCGAGCACCGCGCACACGAGCACGGTCGAGGTCCGACGGGCCTGCTGTTCGTGCCCGCGCTCGCAGGGGAGCGCTACCCGGTGAGGGACGACGGCATGCGTGCGGCGCTGATGGGCCTCGACGCTCGGATGGACGCCGTCGACCTCTACGCCGGCGTCCTCGAAGGCGTTGCGTTCGCCCTCTCCCACGCCCTGAAGGACACCTCTTCCCGCATGGAAACCGGCGCTCAGAAGTCCGTGGATACCACGGCTCCGATGACGGTCGTGGGCGGGGGAGCGGCCTCGGCGCCGTGGCGTCGGATCCTCGCCGATGTCTTCGACCGCCCCATCCACCTCCCGCGAGGCGCTGGGGCGTCCTCGGAAGCCGAGGCGCAGCTCGAGGCCACCCTGATCGGCGCGGCGATCGCCGGGGCCGAAGCCGTCCGCCTCGACCACCGCATCACGCCGCTCGCCGAGCGCGAGGGCGAGGTGCTGTTCCCGGACTCGTCGGCCGCCGCGGCGTACGCCGAACTGCGCCCGGCTCACCGTGCGCTCTACGATGCGGCCGCGAGGATCGGCACGATGGGCCGGTAG
- a CDS encoding carbohydrate ABC transporter permease produces MSTIDAASASPAPTAPPGRRAERQKSPRRFRVRRGLLYLTLCALLVVFILPLVWALSGSFKQRGDIFATPPSLIPSPATLENYRNLLTTQPFWSWFAISIGTAAIATVVSVFVCAMAGYGFAKFRFRGKRILFAVMFSSLSIPFAVILIPLFILVVKSGLANPWFALIVPWVAPAFGIFMMQQFIVQAIPDELLESARIDGSSEFGTFRRVVLPLLRPSLGALGVWSFLQSYNSFMWPLVIISNTSQYTLPLGLNILYASENRSYDLVLAGAVLASIPTILVFILLRRQLLEGLVAGAVKG; encoded by the coding sequence ATGAGCACCATCGACGCCGCATCCGCATCCCCCGCACCGACTGCCCCGCCCGGTCGTCGGGCCGAGCGCCAGAAGTCGCCGCGCCGCTTCCGCGTGCGCCGGGGACTGCTCTACCTGACGCTCTGCGCCCTGCTGGTGGTGTTCATCCTGCCGCTGGTGTGGGCGCTGAGCGGATCGTTCAAACAGCGCGGTGACATCTTCGCGACCCCGCCATCGCTGATCCCGAGCCCGGCGACGCTCGAGAACTACCGGAATCTGCTCACGACCCAGCCGTTCTGGTCGTGGTTCGCGATCAGCATCGGCACCGCGGCGATCGCGACCGTGGTCTCCGTGTTCGTGTGCGCCATGGCCGGATACGGCTTCGCGAAGTTCCGCTTCCGAGGCAAGCGGATCCTCTTCGCGGTCATGTTCAGCTCGCTGTCGATCCCCTTCGCCGTCATCCTGATCCCGCTATTCATCCTGGTGGTCAAGAGCGGTCTGGCGAACCCGTGGTTCGCGCTGATCGTCCCCTGGGTGGCGCCCGCCTTCGGGATCTTCATGATGCAGCAGTTCATCGTGCAGGCGATCCCCGACGAGCTCCTCGAGTCGGCGCGGATCGACGGCAGCAGCGAGTTCGGCACCTTCCGGCGTGTCGTGCTGCCGCTGCTGCGTCCCTCGCTCGGAGCGCTCGGGGTGTGGAGCTTCCTGCAGAGCTACAACAGCTTCATGTGGCCGCTGGTGATCATCTCCAACACCAGCCAGTACACGCTGCCGCTGGGACTGAACATCCTCTACGCCTCGGAGAACCGCAGCTACGACCTGGTCCTCGCCGGCGCCGTGCTCGCCTCCATCCCGACGATCCTCGTCTTCATCCTGCTGCGCAGGCAGCTGCTCGAGGGCCTCGTCGCCGGAGCCGTGAAGGGGTGA
- a CDS encoding PTS sugar transporter subunit IIA, protein MPTSLPQLITEDHVVLGASPASWQDAIREAAAPLLASGSIGGGYVERMIEVVDRFGPYIVLAPGVALAHAQPDGSVARTAMSALTIPGGVAFSHEENDPVRLVLCLAAADATSHLEALKGFVQIIRHPSAVDRLVAAHSPADFRGALTPAPVD, encoded by the coding sequence GTGCCGACATCGCTTCCCCAGCTGATCACCGAGGACCACGTGGTCCTCGGGGCATCGCCGGCGTCCTGGCAGGACGCGATCCGTGAGGCGGCGGCGCCGCTGCTGGCCTCCGGGTCGATCGGCGGGGGCTACGTGGAACGGATGATCGAGGTCGTCGACCGCTTCGGCCCGTACATCGTGCTGGCCCCGGGCGTCGCGCTCGCGCACGCCCAGCCCGACGGCTCGGTCGCCCGCACGGCGATGAGCGCCCTCACCATTCCGGGCGGCGTCGCCTTCTCCCACGAGGAGAACGACCCCGTCCGCCTCGTGCTGTGCCTGGCCGCGGCCGACGCGACCTCGCACCTCGAGGCGCTCAAGGGATTCGTGCAGATCATCCGGCACCCGTCGGCCGTCGACCGGCTCGTCGCGGCGCACTCCCCCGCGGACTTCCGCGGCGCTCTCACCCCCGCGCCCGTCGACTGA
- a CDS encoding carbohydrate ABC transporter permease, with protein sequence MTTTDISNTDAPAARGGSAAPVPSSRRGSAGRRTGSLRGGAAPYAFIAPFYVLYVLFMIIPILAALVLSLTEWVGLGMPRFIGLSNYANLATDSSFATALANSLVYTLVAVIIVVPCALLIAQGLNAKGLRMRDLFRVAFFVPMVLSPIVIALIYSLIFDRDYGLLNASLDALFGLPHVDWLGDPTLAKGAIGFVLLWRTVGYLTIFFLAALQNVPAEQYEAAALDGAGRVRTFLAVTVPGIKPISAFVIVTSFIGAAQLFDEPYLLTKGGPGEATISVAMFIYRAAFERQQFGYAAAAGVVLFIIVFAVSQGLNRLLGIGRDS encoded by the coding sequence ATGACCACCACCGACATCTCCAACACCGACGCCCCGGCCGCACGCGGCGGCTCTGCGGCCCCCGTACCGTCCTCCCGCCGCGGCTCGGCGGGTCGGCGCACCGGCTCCCTGCGCGGGGGCGCCGCGCCGTACGCCTTCATCGCACCCTTCTACGTGCTCTACGTGCTGTTCATGATCATCCCGATCCTGGCGGCGCTCGTCCTCAGCCTCACCGAATGGGTGGGGCTGGGCATGCCCCGATTCATCGGCCTCTCGAACTACGCGAACCTCGCGACCGACTCGAGCTTCGCGACGGCGCTCGCGAACTCCCTCGTCTACACGCTGGTCGCAGTGATCATCGTGGTCCCCTGCGCGCTGCTGATCGCCCAGGGGCTGAACGCCAAGGGTCTGCGGATGCGGGACCTGTTCCGCGTCGCGTTCTTCGTGCCGATGGTGCTCTCGCCTATCGTCATCGCGCTGATCTACAGCCTGATCTTCGACCGCGACTACGGCCTGCTGAACGCCTCACTGGATGCCCTGTTCGGACTGCCGCACGTGGACTGGCTGGGCGATCCGACGCTCGCGAAGGGCGCGATCGGCTTCGTGCTGCTGTGGAGGACCGTCGGCTATCTGACGATCTTCTTCCTCGCCGCGCTGCAGAACGTGCCGGCCGAGCAGTACGAGGCCGCAGCGCTCGACGGCGCGGGCCGCGTGCGCACCTTCCTCGCAGTCACCGTCCCGGGCATCAAGCCCATCTCGGCGTTCGTCATCGTCACCTCGTTCATCGGTGCGGCCCAGCTGTTCGACGAGCCGTACCTGCTGACCAAGGGCGGCCCCGGCGAGGCGACGATCTCGGTCGCCATGTTCATCTACCGCGCCGCCTTCGAGCGCCAGCAGTTCGGCTACGCGGCCGCGGCGGGCGTCGTCCTCTTCATCATCGTCTTCGCTGTCAGCCAGGGACTGAACCGTCTCCTGGGCATCGGGAGGGACTCATGA
- a CDS encoding helix-turn-helix domain-containing protein: MTTIGSRVRAAMSDAGMQQKQLAQSVGMTPDALSRALSDQRGFAAVELAAIASELDADIHELITGEPDPHRLVLSARHAFDHDTGLRSVDGLTEDEALLDDVRLAYAQVDAAPSSSDLPAEEEKVRLLLHPDFVRTFIARLAEVGVDVVRIGGLSTAYSLHAGGRPVILLAETGNWFYENWSLAHELGHLALGHEGVVPGAPGYEADERAANAFAAELLLPEKDMREIAWERLDVHSVAEFVWDRGISTDALRRRLNALGLEPTDEVADALTWSTQKLLRRHWTGAKVGDPISVRMSEAGERRFPAWLQEAHLEQISQGRVGKGTLAWMLGVPAESLEVDEPERVSELSDDALDALLG; encoded by the coding sequence ATGACGACGATCGGGAGCCGCGTCCGCGCCGCGATGAGCGACGCAGGGATGCAGCAGAAGCAGCTCGCTCAGAGCGTCGGGATGACTCCCGACGCTCTCTCCCGCGCGCTCAGCGACCAGCGGGGCTTCGCGGCTGTGGAGCTCGCCGCCATCGCCTCTGAACTCGATGCCGACATCCATGAGCTCATCACCGGCGAACCCGACCCGCATCGATTGGTGCTGTCGGCCAGGCACGCCTTCGATCATGACACCGGGCTGCGCAGCGTCGACGGACTCACGGAGGACGAGGCTCTGCTGGATGACGTGCGCCTGGCGTACGCGCAGGTGGACGCGGCCCCATCCAGTTCCGACCTTCCGGCGGAGGAGGAGAAGGTCCGGCTGCTCCTGCATCCGGATTTCGTGCGGACCTTCATCGCCCGCCTCGCGGAGGTGGGGGTCGACGTGGTGAGGATCGGGGGACTGAGCACTGCGTATTCACTCCATGCGGGTGGAAGGCCCGTGATCCTCCTGGCGGAGACCGGGAACTGGTTCTACGAGAACTGGTCGCTCGCGCACGAGCTCGGCCACCTGGCTCTCGGACACGAGGGGGTCGTCCCGGGTGCTCCCGGGTATGAGGCGGACGAGCGGGCTGCGAATGCTTTCGCAGCCGAGCTCCTGCTCCCTGAGAAGGACATGCGGGAGATCGCGTGGGAGCGACTCGACGTCCACTCGGTCGCAGAGTTCGTCTGGGACCGGGGTATCTCGACGGATGCGCTGCGTCGCAGGCTGAACGCCCTCGGCCTCGAGCCGACGGACGAGGTGGCCGACGCGCTCACGTGGAGCACGCAGAAGCTGTTGCGTCGGCATTGGACGGGTGCGAAGGTCGGCGACCCGATCTCCGTGCGCATGTCGGAAGCCGGCGAACGGCGCTTCCCGGCATGGTTGCAGGAGGCCCACCTCGAGCAGATCTCTCAGGGGAGAGTCGGCAAGGGCACGCTCGCGTGGATGCTGGGCGTCCCTGCGGAGTCCCTCGAGGTGGATGAACCGGAGCGGGTCTCCGAGCTCTCGGACGACGCGCTCGACGCCCTGCTCGGGTGA
- a CDS encoding ABC transporter substrate-binding protein, translating to MAAGTALTGALSACGSGDTTEITSGTVALDFWTHDDGYIKFFEGAVPVAEKGSPFDYDLRVTKIAAADLVTKLIAQAVAGTGTPDVAGLEIGAFSRMLRGEIAPELLVDLTHDVEPFTDDLISARLTPFSKDGALYALDSDTPVTVLYHRADEFERLGIDADFGTWEDFADVGRTLAEKKGLSLGAFAVNDPGGTVQCFHIHLLQRGGDLFDADGAPTLQSPEAEETLAFLVDGVQSGFLTTVADMYGPSIQSGLKAGKILAVNMPSWYSSYGIQPNVPEQSGKWRVAALPVFAGGGHRTGVGGGTGFAALTDKPATAAARNLVVKGYLDPDQQIARYKDLGYLPTLRSVYDAPELLTLESEYFGGQKLFETFRDIVDDVPDVHQSADISIMNTVLSGHVLRAFKGTVSPAQALADATEDFRGQAKG from the coding sequence GTGGCCGCGGGCACCGCCCTGACCGGCGCTCTTAGCGCCTGCGGGAGCGGCGACACCACGGAGATCACCTCGGGAACCGTCGCTCTGGACTTCTGGACCCACGACGACGGCTACATCAAATTCTTCGAGGGCGCCGTCCCCGTCGCGGAGAAGGGCTCTCCCTTCGACTACGACCTCCGCGTCACCAAGATCGCCGCCGCGGACCTCGTCACGAAGCTCATCGCGCAGGCCGTGGCCGGCACCGGCACACCTGACGTCGCGGGGCTCGAGATCGGAGCGTTCTCCCGCATGCTGCGCGGCGAGATCGCGCCGGAGCTGCTGGTCGACCTCACGCATGACGTCGAACCGTTCACCGACGACCTCATCTCCGCCCGTCTCACCCCCTTCAGCAAGGACGGTGCGCTCTACGCCCTGGACTCCGACACCCCGGTCACGGTGCTCTACCACCGCGCCGACGAGTTCGAGCGCCTGGGCATCGACGCCGACTTCGGCACGTGGGAGGACTTCGCGGACGTCGGCCGCACGCTTGCGGAGAAGAAGGGCCTGTCGCTCGGGGCCTTCGCCGTCAACGACCCGGGCGGCACCGTGCAGTGCTTCCACATCCACCTGCTGCAGCGCGGCGGCGACCTCTTCGACGCCGATGGCGCGCCGACCCTGCAGAGCCCCGAGGCCGAGGAGACCCTCGCCTTCCTCGTCGACGGTGTGCAGAGCGGGTTCCTCACGACCGTCGCCGACATGTACGGCCCCAGCATCCAGAGCGGCCTGAAAGCCGGGAAGATCCTGGCCGTGAACATGCCGTCCTGGTACTCGAGCTACGGCATCCAGCCCAACGTGCCCGAGCAGTCCGGGAAGTGGCGCGTGGCCGCCCTGCCCGTCTTCGCGGGCGGAGGGCACCGCACCGGCGTCGGCGGAGGCACCGGCTTCGCGGCGCTCACCGACAAGCCGGCGACGGCCGCCGCCCGGAACCTCGTCGTGAAGGGCTACTTGGACCCCGACCAGCAGATCGCGCGCTACAAGGACCTGGGCTACCTGCCCACGCTGCGCTCGGTCTATGACGCACCCGAACTGCTGACCCTGGAGAGCGAGTACTTCGGCGGGCAGAAGCTGTTCGAGACCTTCCGGGACATCGTCGACGACGTCCCGGACGTCCACCAGAGCGCCGACATCTCGATCATGAACACAGTGCTGTCGGGCCACGTGCTGCGCGCCTTCAAGGGCACCGTCAGTCCTGCTCAGGCGCTCGCCGATGCCACCGAAGACTTCCGCGGGCAAGCGAAGGGCTGA
- a CDS encoding beta-galactosidase — MFQQPDHVLFGAAYYHEYQPSPRLETDMRQMREAGFTVIRVGESVWSTWEPEDGVFDLEWLAPVLDGAHENGISVVLGTPTYAAPMWLVRQVPEINVERTSGQRMGWGARQEINFAHPAFLFHAERVIRRIIARYADHPAVIGFQVDNEPGNEVFANDQVFQKFVDHLRRSYGSVEELNRAWGLTYWSHRLSDWADLWRPDANVQPQYTLAWRRFQAQLTTDFIGWQAEVVREYAREDQFVTTCISYDRPTLDEEKVARSLDVTAGNPYYRMQDSFAMPNRDQDAQFWTTTGVWSLITHADRMYGTKQAPFLVTETNAQAIGFPWMNEPAFDGQWRQAAWALISRGAAMIEYWHWHTLHAGAETYWGGILPHSQEPGRVYRELAQIGEELRRAGASVTGLEPDADVALLFDNPSKWSLAEYPAFAKADGSPDRRSFQTVYEAFSRGVVDAGLQANAVHIAQLREQSPAKFAQRRPVLVAAAFTIASDEDLVWLREYAEAGGHLVLGVRTGYEDEEARARLERKPGLLDEAAGVWYDEYSNLRGPVALEPGDGAEDVSFSLTAGASGTRWADGVQVTDKATQVLAQYAHPHFGRWPAVTTREAGDGRITYVGTVPDQGLAAALMEWAVRVGDGGDGEGRGDGEGCGDRAAWRPATGSQTVFSARNGAGERVRFLHNWSWEPSSFALPAAVTDAVSGEEFAAGSELELGAWDVRVVVERE, encoded by the coding sequence ATGTTCCAGCAGCCCGACCACGTGCTCTTCGGCGCCGCGTACTACCACGAGTACCAGCCCTCCCCGCGCCTGGAGACCGACATGCGCCAGATGCGCGAGGCCGGCTTCACCGTGATCCGCGTGGGCGAGTCCGTGTGGTCCACCTGGGAGCCCGAGGACGGCGTCTTCGACCTCGAATGGCTCGCGCCGGTGCTGGACGGGGCCCACGAGAACGGCATCTCCGTCGTGCTCGGCACCCCCACCTACGCGGCGCCCATGTGGCTGGTGCGCCAGGTGCCCGAGATCAACGTCGAGCGCACCTCGGGGCAGCGGATGGGCTGGGGCGCCCGCCAGGAGATCAACTTCGCCCACCCCGCGTTCCTCTTCCACGCCGAGCGCGTGATCCGCCGGATCATCGCCCGCTACGCGGACCACCCGGCCGTGATCGGCTTCCAGGTCGACAACGAGCCGGGCAATGAGGTCTTCGCGAACGACCAGGTGTTCCAGAAGTTCGTGGACCACTTGCGTCGCAGCTACGGCTCGGTCGAGGAGCTCAATCGGGCCTGGGGGCTCACCTACTGGTCGCACCGTCTGAGCGACTGGGCGGACCTGTGGCGCCCGGACGCGAACGTGCAGCCGCAGTACACGCTGGCCTGGCGCCGGTTCCAGGCCCAGCTGACCACCGATTTCATCGGCTGGCAGGCGGAGGTGGTCCGCGAGTACGCCCGCGAGGACCAGTTCGTCACCACCTGCATCTCCTACGACCGTCCCACGCTGGACGAGGAGAAGGTGGCCCGCTCGCTCGACGTCACCGCAGGGAACCCGTACTACCGGATGCAGGACTCCTTCGCGATGCCGAACCGCGACCAGGACGCCCAGTTCTGGACGACCACGGGCGTGTGGTCGCTCATCACGCACGCGGATCGCATGTACGGCACGAAGCAGGCGCCGTTCCTCGTCACCGAGACGAACGCACAGGCCATCGGTTTCCCGTGGATGAACGAGCCGGCGTTCGACGGGCAGTGGCGCCAGGCCGCCTGGGCGCTGATCTCGCGCGGCGCCGCGATGATCGAGTACTGGCACTGGCACACCCTGCACGCCGGCGCCGAGACCTACTGGGGCGGGATCCTGCCCCACTCCCAGGAGCCGGGACGGGTCTACCGTGAGCTCGCGCAGATCGGCGAGGAGCTGCGCCGTGCCGGCGCGAGCGTCACGGGATTGGAGCCGGACGCCGACGTCGCGCTGCTGTTCGACAACCCCTCGAAGTGGTCGCTCGCCGAGTATCCGGCGTTCGCGAAGGCGGACGGCAGTCCGGACCGCCGCTCGTTCCAGACCGTCTACGAGGCGTTCTCGCGGGGTGTGGTCGATGCCGGGCTGCAGGCGAACGCCGTGCACATCGCGCAACTGCGCGAGCAGTCCCCGGCGAAGTTCGCGCAGCGCCGGCCCGTGCTGGTCGCCGCGGCGTTCACGATCGCCTCCGATGAGGACCTCGTCTGGCTGCGGGAGTACGCGGAGGCCGGAGGGCACCTGGTGCTCGGGGTGCGCACCGGCTACGAGGACGAGGAGGCGCGGGCGCGCCTGGAGCGCAAGCCGGGGTTGCTCGATGAGGCCGCGGGCGTCTGGTACGACGAATACTCGAACCTGCGCGGGCCGGTCGCGCTCGAGCCGGGCGACGGAGCCGAGGACGTCTCGTTCTCCTTGACGGCGGGCGCGTCAGGCACGCGCTGGGCCGACGGCGTGCAGGTGACCGACAAGGCGACGCAGGTGCTCGCCCAGTACGCGCACCCGCACTTCGGCCGCTGGCCCGCCGTGACCACGCGGGAGGCCGGAGACGGGCGGATCACGTACGTCGGCACCGTGCCCGATCAGGGTCTTGCGGCCGCGCTCATGGAGTGGGCCGTGCGGGTGGGCGATGGCGGGGACGGTGAGGGCCGTGGGGACGGCGAAGGCTGCGGGGACCGTGCCGCGTGGCGTCCGGCTACCGGGTCCCAGACCGTGTTCTCCGCGCGCAATGGAGCCGGCGAGCGCGTGCGCTTCCTGCACAACTGGTCGTGGGAGCCGAGCTCGTTCGCCCTCCCCGCCGCCGTGACGGATGCCGTGAGCGGTGAGGAGTTCGCCGCAGGCAGCGAGCTGGAGCTCGGGGCGTGGGATGTGCGGGTGGTCGTGGAGCGGGAATGA
- a CDS encoding PTS sugar transporter subunit IIC, whose translation MGVLDWIISNIFTQAGIVIALIAMIGLILQRKDVGSIVSGTFKTLLGFMVLAAGSAVLVATLTYFGTQFEAAFNLTGIVPSIEAVNGFATNDLKLGGPIAIAFLGIFIVNVLLARFTPWKYIFLTGQALLWMATMTVVFGSAMGLSGVWLIIACSVVGGIFCVAMPAIAQPIIRKVTGNDAIALGHFCTIGYMVEAGVAYLVRDRRPDRKTTEDLKLPRAFEFLQDTYMSLAVVMIPLFLITALFAGPAASADAAGDTNFLVYAFLQAMQFVVGVYVLMAGVRLLLGEIVPAFRGISMKLVPNSKPALDAPVLFPYAPNAVIIGFLTTTIGTVIAMFVLPLAGFAVIVPGMLTNFFAGGTAGIFGNAVGGRRGAIIGGLVHGFFITLLPALLVGTFQTLGFPSLSATDADTIVAALLFAWVIGPIIKAF comes from the coding sequence ATGGGCGTCCTCGACTGGATCATCTCCAACATCTTCACGCAGGCCGGGATCGTCATCGCCCTGATCGCGATGATCGGCCTGATCCTGCAGCGCAAGGACGTCGGCTCGATCGTCTCGGGCACCTTCAAGACGCTGCTGGGATTCATGGTCCTCGCGGCCGGCTCCGCGGTGCTGGTCGCGACCCTTACCTACTTCGGCACGCAGTTCGAGGCGGCGTTCAACCTCACCGGCATCGTCCCGTCGATCGAGGCGGTCAATGGGTTCGCGACGAACGACCTCAAGCTGGGCGGGCCGATCGCGATCGCCTTCCTGGGCATCTTCATCGTGAACGTGCTGCTCGCCCGCTTCACGCCCTGGAAGTACATCTTCCTCACGGGTCAGGCGCTGCTGTGGATGGCCACGATGACTGTGGTGTTCGGATCGGCCATGGGCCTGTCCGGAGTGTGGCTGATCATCGCCTGCAGCGTGGTCGGAGGCATCTTCTGCGTGGCGATGCCCGCGATCGCCCAGCCCATCATCCGCAAGGTCACCGGGAACGACGCGATCGCCCTCGGGCACTTCTGCACCATCGGCTACATGGTCGAGGCGGGCGTCGCCTACCTGGTGCGCGATCGCAGGCCCGATCGGAAGACCACCGAGGACCTCAAGCTCCCGCGGGCCTTCGAGTTCCTGCAGGACACCTACATGTCCCTCGCTGTCGTGATGATCCCGCTGTTCCTGATCACCGCGCTGTTCGCGGGCCCGGCCGCCTCGGCCGACGCCGCCGGGGACACGAACTTCCTGGTCTACGCGTTCCTGCAGGCCATGCAGTTCGTGGTGGGCGTGTACGTGCTGATGGCCGGCGTGCGCCTGCTGCTCGGCGAGATCGTCCCCGCCTTCCGCGGCATCTCGATGAAGCTCGTGCCGAACTCGAAGCCCGCGCTCGACGCGCCGGTGCTGTTCCCCTACGCCCCGAACGCCGTGATCATCGGCTTCCTCACCACCACGATCGGCACGGTCATCGCGATGTTCGTGCTCCCGCTCGCGGGCTTCGCCGTGATCGTCCCGGGCATGCTCACGAACTTCTTCGCGGGCGGCACCGCGGGCATCTTCGGCAACGCCGTGGGCGGCCGTCGCGGCGCGATCATCGGCGGCCTGGTGCACGGATTCTTCATCACGCTGCTGCCGGCGCTGCTGGTGGGCACGTTCCAGACCCTCGGCTTCCCGAGCCTCTCGGCGACCGACGCCGACACCATCGTCGCCGCCCTGCTGTTCGCCTGGGTCATC
- a CDS encoding PTS sugar transporter subunit IIB, producing MANTPTIYFICGAGLGSSLACQMEAEEVLASHKIRANTEHESVSSVGGIKTDVIVSAESFRPQIEKYDIDPSITLVYLHNIVDKDEITQKLIPALEGREA from the coding sequence ATGGCGAACACCCCCACGATCTATTTCATCTGCGGCGCAGGACTGGGCAGCAGCCTCGCCTGCCAGATGGAGGCCGAGGAGGTCCTGGCCTCGCACAAGATCCGCGCGAATACCGAGCACGAGTCCGTCTCCTCGGTCGGCGGCATCAAGACCGACGTGATCGTCTCGGCGGAGAGCTTCCGCCCGCAGATCGAGAAGTACGACATCGACCCGTCGATCACCCTCGTCTACCTGCACAACATCGTGGACAAGGACGAGATCACCCAGAAGCTGATCCCCGCGCTCGAGGGTCGTGAGGCCTGA